In one Leptospira yasudae genomic region, the following are encoded:
- the argJ gene encoding bifunctional glutamate N-acetyltransferase/amino-acid acetyltransferase ArgJ, with product MPKGFSSFGINIGIKDNTKDFGVIYSEVPCKATAVFTKNNYPGAPVIVGKEHVQSGLLQAVVINSKNSNVATGEKGVQNARDICKAIGESLGIDAKLVLPSSTGVIGVPLKMEVILPACQKAKSLLKPGNLEEVAEAIMTTDTRKKISFRKIKTKSGEGTIYGIAKGAGMIEPNMATMLCYILSDVSLPEGTDLYSVLKSSVDQSFNCLTIDSDTSTSDTVALLCNGLSGESSVEDFSKALTEISIDLTKLIAIDGEGATKLIELTITGAKNETQARKIGKSILNSPLVKTAIYGGDPNWGRLVMAVGKVFDEPIPFEGLQIYFGTLPVKEANPETLKKLSEYLKNNTEISLNVVLNVGAVSMKFWGCDFTEKYIEENAYYTT from the coding sequence ATGCCAAAAGGCTTTTCATCTTTCGGAATCAATATCGGAATCAAGGACAACACAAAAGACTTCGGAGTGATTTATTCCGAAGTGCCCTGCAAGGCGACCGCAGTATTCACCAAAAACAATTATCCGGGCGCTCCCGTCATCGTGGGCAAAGAACACGTTCAATCCGGTCTTCTGCAAGCCGTGGTTATCAATTCCAAAAACTCGAACGTAGCAACGGGTGAAAAAGGAGTTCAAAACGCAAGAGACATCTGCAAAGCGATCGGAGAATCCCTCGGCATCGACGCAAAGTTAGTTCTTCCTTCCTCGACCGGAGTCATCGGAGTTCCGTTAAAGATGGAAGTCATTCTCCCCGCTTGTCAAAAAGCGAAATCGCTTTTAAAACCGGGCAACTTGGAAGAAGTCGCCGAAGCGATCATGACGACGGATACGAGAAAGAAAATTTCTTTCCGAAAAATTAAAACAAAATCCGGAGAAGGCACGATTTACGGGATCGCAAAAGGCGCAGGAATGATCGAACCGAATATGGCTACGATGCTCTGCTATATTCTTTCGGACGTTTCCTTACCGGAAGGAACGGATTTATATTCCGTTTTAAAATCATCTGTGGATCAGAGTTTCAATTGTTTAACCATCGATTCGGACACTTCCACTTCCGATACGGTCGCGTTGCTTTGCAACGGTTTATCCGGCGAGAGTTCCGTTGAAGATTTTTCGAAAGCTCTTACGGAAATCTCCATCGATCTTACCAAACTCATCGCGATCGACGGAGAAGGTGCGACCAAGTTGATCGAACTCACGATCACCGGCGCAAAGAATGAAACACAGGCAAGAAAGATCGGCAAGTCGATCCTGAATTCTCCCTTGGTAAAGACCGCGATCTACGGCGGCGATCCGAACTGGGGAAGATTGGTGATGGCAGTGGGGAAGGTTTTTGACGAACCGATTCCTTTCGAAGGTCTTCAAATCTATTTCGGAACGCTTCCGGTCAAAGAAGCGAACCCGGAAACCTTGAAAAAGCTTTCCGAATACCTAAAAAATAATACTGAAATTTCCTTAAATGTAGTATTGAATGTTGGAGCCGTTTCCATGAAATTTTGGGGCTGCGATTTTACAGAAAAATACATCGAAGAGAATGCTTACTACACTACCTGA